One part of the Glycine soja cultivar W05 chromosome 11, ASM419377v2, whole genome shotgun sequence genome encodes these proteins:
- the LOC114374839 gene encoding transmembrane protein 45A-like gives MGTLVGHVAPGMGFMLIGLWHLFNHIKLHALNPTSYTSPPWFPTSKHKYLELLLIMLGSAASISMELFIGPNRHQPLDPDFTIPSNHLHNFEHSSISLAFLLYAAFALVLDRLPSPAKRALTQLLGSIAFAQQLLLFHLHSADHHGPEGQYHLLLQLLILISLSTTLLGIPFPKSFLVSFVRSLSIFFQGLWLVLMGYMLWTPGLIPKGCFINEEEGHQVVRCSDHDSLHRAISLVNILFSWFIIGVTVFGVAFYLGLVKFYGEKVDYVALRDEEISDDVESQKRSILGNPTSFIRVGKNFLPLDIER, from the coding sequence ATGGGCACTCTAGTAGGACACGTAGCTCCAGGCATGGGTTTCATGCTAATAGGGCTATGGCACCTCTTCAACCACATAAAGCTCCATGCCCTAAACCCAACCTCCTACACATCACCACCATGGTTCCCAACCTCCAAACACAAGTACCTGGAGCTCCTCCTCATCATGTTAGGCTCAGCAGCCTCCATCTCCATGGAACTCTTCATCGGCCCCAACCGCCACCAGCCCTTGGACCCTGACTTCACCATCCCCTCCAACCACCTCCACAACTTCGAACACTCTTCCATCTCCCTCGCCTTCCTCCTCTACGCCGCCTTCGCCCTCGTCCTCGACCGCCTCCCCTCCCCCGCCAAACGTGCCCTAACACAACTCCTCGGCTCCATCGCCTTCGCCCAGCAACTCCTCCTCTTCCACCTCCACTCCGCCGACCACCACGGCCCCGAAGGACAGTACCACTTGCTACTTCAGCTCCTTATCTTAATCTCCCTCTCAACTACCCTCTTGGGAATCCCCTTCCCCAAAAGCTTCTTAGTTAGCTTCGTTCGTTCTCTAAGCATTTTCTTTCAGGGTTTATGGCTTGTGCTTATGGGGTACATGCTTTGGACGCCGGGGCTTATCCCTAAAGGCTGCTTCATCAACGAAGAAGAAGGCCACCAAGTTGTTAGATGCTCCGACCATGATTCTCTCCACCGCGCCATATCGCTGGTTAACATTCTCTTCAGCTGGTTCATCATTGGTGTCACCGTTTTTGGTGTTGCTTTTTATTTGGGTTTGGTTAAGTTTTACGGTGAAAAAGTTGACTATGTTGCGTTGAGGGACGAGGAAATTAGTGACGATGTTGAGTCTCAAAAGAGAAGCATACTTGGCAACCCCACGAGTTTTATTCGTGTTGGCAAAAACTTTTTACCTCTTGACATAGAAAGGTAG